One genomic segment of Phycisphaerae bacterium includes these proteins:
- a CDS encoding peptidylprolyl isomerase: MGLRLLCAVLGVAMISCVAFGESRVGIRDGYLSGFDAESVWAAAKEVTTTALEVELKPDLSCPGLFEGKEHPYRIDTPENRQKVLEAAKKGGCEIVSFCTVIPFAKNKDDTASIAWVEKAAKAAGEMKVPVIMMPLGAGDLDEQAFTKRAIDFVKAVAPLAKANKVQLAVENLGPCLNKREVLKPIMEAVPNDQVGLAHDACNMYWYGHPLSTIYDLARTFAPHVRYAHAKSIKYPEDRREKQRDKGWEYGRYTETIRAGDLDFDKILGYYFDAGFKGDVVIEDDSLGRLDAAGKKKAIKDDAAVLREIMTKRSKSVKQEANGPVRVEFETSLGNFTLELYPDKAPITVANFLRYLDEGFYDGTIFHRVIPTFMIQGGGFVSMEGEKQKGLHEGIQNEAKQGLKNEEGTIAMARTGQPHSATSQFFINVKNNNNLDYPAHDGWGYCAFGRVVAGMDTVDKIKSVKTVNSPMMGGEKSQPVDPPVIRKAYRAK; the protein is encoded by the coding sequence ATGGGACTTAGACTGCTTTGTGCTGTGCTTGGCGTGGCAATGATCTCGTGCGTGGCGTTCGGCGAGAGCCGGGTGGGGATCCGGGACGGCTACCTGAGCGGCTTCGATGCCGAGTCGGTTTGGGCGGCCGCCAAGGAGGTCACCACAACCGCGTTGGAGGTGGAGCTCAAGCCGGACCTGAGTTGCCCGGGCCTTTTCGAGGGCAAGGAGCATCCTTATCGGATCGATACGCCGGAGAACCGTCAGAAGGTGCTCGAGGCAGCCAAGAAGGGCGGTTGCGAGATTGTCTCCTTCTGTACGGTGATCCCCTTCGCCAAGAACAAGGACGACACCGCGAGCATCGCGTGGGTCGAGAAGGCCGCGAAAGCCGCTGGCGAAATGAAGGTTCCGGTCATCATGATGCCGCTGGGCGCCGGCGACCTCGACGAGCAGGCCTTCACCAAGCGGGCGATCGACTTCGTGAAAGCCGTCGCTCCTCTCGCCAAGGCCAACAAGGTTCAACTCGCTGTCGAGAACCTCGGGCCTTGTCTCAACAAGCGCGAGGTCCTCAAGCCAATCATGGAGGCCGTACCCAACGACCAAGTCGGCCTGGCCCATGACGCCTGCAACATGTACTGGTACGGCCATCCGCTGAGCACAATCTACGATCTGGCCAGGACATTCGCGCCCCATGTGCGGTACGCCCACGCCAAGAGCATCAAGTACCCCGAGGATCGCCGCGAGAAGCAGCGTGACAAGGGGTGGGAATACGGCAGGTACACCGAGACGATTCGGGCCGGAGATCTGGACTTCGACAAGATCCTCGGCTACTACTTCGACGCCGGCTTCAAGGGTGACGTGGTCATCGAGGATGACAGCCTGGGCCGGCTCGACGCCGCGGGCAAGAAGAAGGCCATCAAAGACGATGCCGCTGTGCTCCGCGAGATCATGACCAAGAGGAGCAAATCCGTGAAGCAAGAGGCCAACGGCCCCGTGAGAGTCGAGTTCGAAACCAGTCTGGGCAACTTTACGCTGGAGTTGTACCCCGACAAGGCCCCAATCACCGTGGCAAACTTCCTGCGCTACCTGGACGAGGGCTTCTATGACGGCACCATCTTCCATCGGGTCATCCCGACGTTCATGATTCAGGGCGGCGGCTTTGTCAGTATGGAGGGGGAGAAGCAGAAGGGCCTGCACGAGGGGATTCAAAACGAAGCCAAGCAGGGCCTGAAGAACGAAGAAGGTACGATCGCCATGGCTCGCACGGGCCAGCCGCATTCGGCCACGAGTCAGTTCTTCATCAACGTCAAGAACAACAACAACCTGGACTATCCCGCACACGACGGCTGGGGCTACTGCGCGTTTGGCCGGGTGGTTGCCGGCATGGACACGGTTGACAAGATCAAGAGTGTCAAGACGGTCAACAGCCCGATGATGGGTGGCGAAAAATCACAGCCGGTCGATCCTCCCGTGATTCGCAAGGCCTACCGAGCGAAGTAG
- a CDS encoding family 10 glycosylhydrolase, giving the protein MDVIRSRPVLVILALVLSGTPAFAARTRSQPRPQVTLPAAAEFRGMWVTRFEWPSPDQAQCRARIDQILRTLARNHFNAAIFQVRGQADTLYPSPEEPWSPMMSPNGAEPGWDPLAYAVEIAHQQGLAFHAYINTHTIWQHDRKEAPLVPSHLFYRHGDAATPGCHDWLIHDDQGRPVQWGGDNYVWLAPGVPAAQAYIRRQVMHVVQQYDVDGVHFDRIRTAGAEFSHDPISVSRQEPGSEGNPANLDFGDWTRDQITRLLGDLYAQIVETKPRLIVSATPVGLYRQGRYPNYPDDFHYGYSKCYQDAQAWMVAGAMDLIVPQIYWSDGGKPPDFSQVLPDWIAHSGGRHVCAGLVSSMIDKEIIHQVQETRKQGGTGEVFFSYGSFNRKGYFRLFSRPGGLYARQAAMPSMPWKESPTDGIVVGTLLDAVSAEPVVDAWVVRTGSGHVALSSGDGLYSFLKVPPGTHALTIRKRGYVERLVDNVVVNAGQVVRVNAAMLRQPATRPADMDEQVAESQPAGPPQPSDILVADHAGASSPARTSHGKGLGFLAWTGILLLAGSISATLVVYFLRRTGRPEV; this is encoded by the coding sequence ATGGATGTCATTCGTTCCCGTCCGGTGCTCGTGATTCTGGCACTCGTCCTGAGTGGTACGCCTGCGTTTGCCGCGCGAACAAGATCTCAGCCTCGCCCCCAGGTCACGCTGCCCGCGGCTGCGGAGTTCAGGGGGATGTGGGTCACGCGTTTCGAATGGCCGAGCCCCGACCAAGCCCAGTGCCGAGCCAGGATCGACCAGATCCTGCGCACCCTGGCCCGCAACCACTTCAACGCGGCCATCTTTCAGGTTCGCGGGCAGGCGGACACTCTCTATCCTTCGCCCGAAGAGCCCTGGTCGCCGATGATGTCGCCGAACGGCGCGGAGCCCGGTTGGGATCCCCTGGCGTACGCCGTTGAGATTGCTCACCAGCAGGGTCTGGCGTTTCACGCCTACATCAATACCCACACCATTTGGCAGCACGACCGCAAGGAGGCGCCGTTGGTTCCATCGCACCTGTTCTACCGGCACGGCGACGCTGCGACACCCGGTTGCCATGATTGGCTGATCCACGACGACCAGGGTCGACCGGTGCAATGGGGCGGCGACAACTACGTGTGGCTGGCACCGGGGGTACCTGCCGCCCAAGCCTACATCCGCAGGCAAGTCATGCACGTCGTGCAGCAGTATGACGTCGACGGGGTTCATTTCGATCGCATTCGCACGGCCGGCGCGGAGTTCTCCCATGACCCGATCTCCGTCTCTCGCCAGGAACCGGGCAGCGAGGGCAACCCGGCCAACCTCGACTTCGGCGACTGGACGCGTGACCAGATCACACGGCTGCTCGGCGACCTCTACGCCCAGATTGTCGAAACGAAGCCACGGCTGATTGTCAGCGCCACCCCAGTGGGCCTGTACCGCCAGGGCCGCTATCCCAACTACCCGGACGACTTCCACTACGGCTACTCGAAGTGCTACCAGGATGCCCAAGCCTGGATGGTCGCCGGGGCCATGGACTTGATTGTGCCGCAGATCTACTGGAGCGACGGCGGGAAGCCGCCCGACTTCAGCCAAGTCCTGCCGGACTGGATTGCCCACAGCGGTGGGCGACACGTCTGCGCAGGCCTGGTCAGTTCGATGATCGACAAGGAGATCATTCACCAGGTTCAGGAGACCCGCAAGCAAGGCGGGACAGGTGAGGTGTTCTTCTCATACGGGTCGTTCAACAGGAAGGGCTACTTCCGGCTGTTCAGCCGCCCGGGCGGGCTGTATGCCAGGCAGGCGGCCATGCCCTCCATGCCGTGGAAGGAGAGCCCTACCGACGGGATCGTCGTGGGTACTCTTCTCGATGCTGTTAGTGCGGAGCCGGTGGTGGACGCCTGGGTGGTCCGGACGGGCAGTGGACATGTCGCCTTGTCTTCCGGCGATGGTCTGTACTCGTTTCTCAAGGTTCCGCCCGGTACGCACGCGCTGACCATTCGCAAACGAGGTTACGTCGAGCGGTTGGTCGACAATGTGGTGGTCAACGCCGGACAGGTCGTGCGGGTCAACGCGGCCATGCTGCGGCAACCTGCCACCCGGCCGGCCGACATGGATGAGCAGGTGGCGGAAAGCCAACCGGCCGGTCCGCCACAGCCAAGTGATATCCTGGTCGCGGACCACGCCGGTGCGTCGTCCCCCGCTCGAACATCTCACGGCAAGGGCCTGGGCTTCCTCGCCTGGACTGGCATCCTGCTGCTCGCTGGGAGCATCTCGGCCACCCTGGTGGTGTACTTCCTCCGGCGAACCGGCCGACCCGAGGTCTGA
- a CDS encoding DoxX family membrane protein — MSAAAAGSQKSLMDLVLLLNRLALGLYFVLAGVHKISAEGGVAQFYRTVFLGMKPAWLPVWFAAPYGYALPFLEIIVGGLVGLGALGRWPAGAMSLMLASFTIALYENGKFYSDQGPFHANVILFTSALLLTMTGHGAISVDAFRKKGAAQ; from the coding sequence ATGTCTGCTGCCGCGGCGGGATCGCAGAAAAGCCTGATGGACCTGGTGCTCTTGCTCAATCGGCTTGCCCTCGGGTTGTACTTTGTGCTGGCGGGCGTCCACAAGATCAGCGCGGAGGGTGGTGTTGCCCAGTTCTATCGCACGGTCTTCCTGGGCATGAAGCCCGCTTGGTTGCCGGTCTGGTTCGCAGCTCCCTATGGCTATGCATTGCCCTTCCTGGAGATCATCGTGGGCGGCCTGGTCGGTTTGGGCGCCCTGGGCCGCTGGCCGGCCGGAGCCATGTCCCTCATGCTCGCTAGCTTCACCATCGCCTTGTACGAGAATGGGAAGTTCTATAGCGACCAGGGACCGTTCCACGCGAACGTGATCCTCTTCACTTCCGCCCTGCTGCTGACCATGACCGGCCACGGGGCGATCAGTGTGGATGCTTTCCGAAAGAAGGGGGCCGCCCAGTAG